The DNA region GGCGAACAGCGCCAAACCCAGCAGACCAGGGGCAGACACCTGAAGCAGCAGCCCCCCCAGCCCCTCGGACCAGGGCACGACGGTTACCAGAATTCCCGCGCCTCCCGCTGCCAGCACACCGGCGATGGCCAGCCGCAACAGGTCCATCCCCCAGCGCCGCAGTGGCAGCGCTGAAATCCGTTGCTGCAGTGCCAACAACAAGGCAAGGCAGGTAAACAGGTTGATCGCAACCGTCGCGAGCACCAGCCCAGGTGCACCGAAATTGAATGGCGACTGATTCCCCCAAGGGGTCGGGCCACCCACCAGCAGCCAATCAAAAAAAACGTTCAGACCAATCCCCGCCAACGAGAGACGAAATGGCGTCGTCCCATCACCGAGGGCATAGAAGACACGCACCAGCACATCCCGTCCGAGGTAGGCCGGCATGCCCAGGCCGTAGGCCATCAATAGGCCCGTCACCAGCTGGGCGGCGGACGCATCGAAGGCACCACGCTCGTACACAAGGGCCACGATGGGACCGCCCAATGCAACGAACAGTCCCCCCAGAGGAATCATTGATGCGGCAGAGAGCATCAACCCCTGCCGAATCCTTTCGATCAGCTGCGCACGATCCGACGGCGCCGTGAGCCTGGCGAAGGTGGGCAGCAAGGGCACCAGCAATGCATTCGAGATCAAGCCCAGGGGCGTTTGCACCAGCAAATTGGCGTACCCCAAACCTGCCGCCGCACCAATGATGCCGGAGGCGAAAAACAGATCCGTGAACACATTGACCTGCAGCATCCCGGACGACAGCGTCGCCGGGCCCATCACACGCCAGACCTCGCGCACCCCCGGGTGCCGCCAATCCCAGACCAGTTGAAAACGGGCCAACCCCTGACGGATCAACGCTGGCAGCTGGATCAACCACTGGAGCATGGCCCCAACCAACGTGGCCAAGGCCAGCACCACACCCCCGCTCATGGCCGTGGACGGCAAGGCGATGTCAGCGCCGAGCTGCCACCAGAGCAGTCCCACCCCAACGATCAAGGCACCGCTGGACATCAGCGGGGAAATCGCCGGAATCCAGAATTCGTCTGCAGCATTGAGGGAGCCAAAGCCCAGCCCAATCAGCCCGGCCAGCAGGGCCATCGGTGCCATCACCTGCAGCTGGACCCGAGCGATGGCGTGAAGCTCGGGGGCAAGGCCAGGACCCACCAAGGTGATGAGGGGATCCGCCGCCAGCACCAAAACGATGGTGACCACCAGCAACAGTGCGCTGACGCTGGTGTTGAGCGCCGCAAGGATACGAGCTCCTTCGGCCCGTGGGCGACGACTCAGCACACTGACCATGGCGCTGTGGAAGGGGCCATTAATGCCCCCGAGCAGGATCAGCAGAAATCCAGGCAGCACATAGGCGTAGTTGTAGGCGTCATAGGCCGCGCCAACCCCGAAGGCCGCCGCAATCACCAGCTGCCGAATCAGGCCACCCACCTTGCTCAGCAGGGTTCCGAGGGTCACCACCAGTGCGATCCCCTTCAGTGAACGCGCCATTCGCCCCACAGCATTGGGCGCATTGTGGAGGCACCACGCGAGACCATGGGCCAATCTCGGCTGATGCCATGACTGGCCTTCCCTCTCCGGGCGATGCCCTGCTGCGCTTTGAACCTTTAACGGAGGGCGTGCTGCTGAAGCGCTACAAACGCTTCCTGGCCGATGTGGAGCTGAGCAGCGGCGAGAACGTCACCGCCCACTGCGCCAACACCGGACCGATGACCGGGGTCTTGATCCCTGGCCAACGGGTGCGTCTGCGTCACGCACCCTCCCCCAAACGCAAGCTGGCCTGGACCTGGGAGCAAGCCGAAGTGCCAGGCGCCGATGGCAAGCCTTGCTGGGTTGGCATCAACACGGCCCTACCCAACCTCCTGATTCGCGCAACGATTGAAGCGGGGTGCCTGGAGGCCCAACTCGGCGCCATTGCGGGGATCCGCGCTGAGGTGGCCTACGGCACCAACAAACGCAGCCGGATCGATCTCCTGCTGACGCCAGCAGAGCAGAACCCCGATCAACGACCGATCTATCTGGAGGTGAAGAACACCACCTGGACCGACGGCAAAACGGCCCTGTTCCCCGACACGGTGACCGAACGGGGGCAAAAGCATTTGATTGAGATGATGGGCGTGGTTCCGGAGGCGCGGGCGTTGCTCGTGCCATGCCTCAGCCGCTCGGATGTGAATGCTTTTGCACCGGGCGATAGCGCCGATCCGCGCTACGGGGAGCTGTTTCGCCAGGCGACCAAGAGCGGGGTGGAAGTTCTGCCTTGCTGTTTCAGCTTCAGCGCCGATGCGGTGCACTGGCAGGGGACGCGCCTAGTCAACCTAGATTGATTTTCTGTAGCAGATCGAACATAGAAAGTTGAGATTGACATGCAGCGTGGACTTGTTCGCCTAGTTACAACTGGGCGTGTCACGCAGCTCTGCACCCTCGTTCATGACAACTGCATTCCACGCGCCACCGCAAAAGCGGCGCAAAACCCTTCAGGAGGCCAGCCTCCTGGAAGGCCCGATGCTTCTTCTAAAGAGCATCCGGGGCTTCAGTTCCAACCGCGCCATGACCTGGCTTGCCTGTGCGCCCCTGGCGCTTATGGGCCTTGGCATCTTCACGCTGTCGGCCAAAGCCGAAGAGCTGCCTGAGCTCTCCGCAGCTTTCCTGGCCAACAACCTCTGGCTTCTGGTCGCCACCATCCTGGTGATCTTCATGAATGCCGGCTTCGCCATGGTCGAAGCCGGCATGTGCCGGCAAAAGAATGCCGTCAATATCCTCTCCAAGAACCTGTTTGTGTTCGCCCTTGCGGTGACCGCCTACTGGTTCGTGGGCTACTCCTTCATGTACGGCGATTCCGTCATCGACGGTTGGCTGTATTTCGCAGGCTTCTTCTTCGATCCAACCGTCACCGCTGAGACCATCAGCGATGCTGGCCTGGTTCCCACCGTTGATTTCCTGTTCCAGGCGGCCTTCGCCGGAACCGCCGCCACGATCGTTTCTGGTCTTGTGGCTGAGCGGATCAAGTTCGGCGAATTCGTGATCTTCGCCCTGGTCCTCACCGCCTTCATCTACCCAGTTGCTGGCAGCTGGGAATGGAACGGTGGCTGGCTCAACAGTGTTGGCAGCGTCGAATTCATCGACTTCGCTGGTTCCTCGATCGTGCACTCCGTCGGCGCTTGGGCCGGCCTCGTCGGGGCCATGCTGCTCGGACCCCGCATCGGCAAGTACGTCGATGGCAAGGTTCAGGCCATTCCTGGACACAACATGTCCATCGCCACCCTTGGCGCTCTGATCCTCTGGATCGGCTGGTACGGCTTCAACCCGGGCTCCCAGCTGGCCATGGACCAGTGGGTTCCCTACGTGGCCGTCACCACCACCCTCGGCGCAGCCGGCGGTGCCATCGGCGCCACGGTGATCTCCACGATCACATCCAAGAAGCCTGATCTCACCATGATCATCAACGGCATCCTGGCCGGCCTGGTGAGCGTGACTGCCGGTTGCGGCAACCTCACCCTGACGGGTTCCTGGGTGGCTGGCCTGGTGGGCGGCATCATCGTCGTCTTCTCCGTTGCCGCTCTCGATGCCGCAGGCATTGACGACCCCGTCGGCGCCTTCTCCGTGCACGGTGTGTGCGGCGTGTGGGGCACGATCGTGATAGGTCTCTGGGGCTACGACGTCCAGGGCGATGGCTCCGGCCTCGGCCTTCTGGTCGGCGGTGGCGTTGAGCAGCTCGGCATCCAAGCCCTGGGTGCAGCTGCCTACGCCATCTGGACCGTTGTCACCTGCTTCATCGCCTGGCAGATCATCGGCTCCCTCTTCGGTGGCATCCGCGTCACCGAACAGGAAGAGTCCGAAGGTCTGGACATTGGCGAACACGGCATGGAGGCCTACGCCGGTTTCTCCACCACCAACAACTGATTCCTCTTCGGCTCAGTTGCTGATCTCAAGCCCGGCCAGGTGGCCGGGCTTTTTTGCTGCCTGAAGAAGCGCTTCAGGCCACATAGAGTTGCCCCACTCCAGCGCCCTCCATGGACACCCACGCCTTCAAGCGCTCCCTCCATCATTCCGAGCGTTACAACCGGCGAGGCTTCGGGCGTGCCGAGGAAGTGGCGGAAAGCCTTGAGCAGGCTTACCAAAGCGGCCTGATCGGCACGATCAGGGACAACGGCTACCGACTGGAACACGGCAGGCTCGACGTGCGCCTGGCGGAAGCCTTCGGGTTCTGCTGGGGTGTTGAACGGGCCGTGGCGATGGCCTACGAAACCCGCAAGCACTACCCAAGCGAGCGCCTCTGGATCACGAACGAGATCATCCACAACCCCTCAGTGAACGATCACCTCAGGGGAATGGATGTGCAGTTCATCCCTGTCGAACAGGGGGTGAAGGACTTCTCAGGTGTCACCTCCGGCGATGTGGTGATCCTGCCGGCCTTTGGTGCCACCGTTCAGGAAATGCAGCTGCTGAATGAACGGGGCTGCCACATCGTTGATACGACCTGTCCCTGGGTCTCCAAGGTGTGGAACACCGTGGAGAAACACAAAAAGCACACCTTCAGCTCGATCATTCACGGCAAGGTGAAGCACGAGGAAACACTGGCCACCAGCTCATTTGCCGGCACATATCTGGTGGTGCTCGATCTGGAGGAAGCCCAGTACGTCGCCGATTACATCCTCGGCAAAGGTGACCGTGATGAGTTCATCAAACGCTTTGCCAAAGCTTGCTCTCCAGGGTTCGATCCCGATCGGGACCTCGAACGTCTGGGCGTGGCCAACCAGACCACAATGCTGAAGAGCGAAACGGAAGAAATCGGACGCTTGTTCGAACGCACGATGTTGAGCAAATACGGTCCAACTCAGCTCAACGACCACTTCCTGGCCTTCAACACCATTTGCGACGCCACTCAGGAGCGTCAGGACGCCATGTTCTCCCTAGTGGATGAACCGCTGGACCTCATGGTGGTGATCGGTGGTTTCAACTCGTCCAACACCACCCACCTGCAGGAAATTGCCGTCAGCCGCGGCATTCGCTCCTTCCACATCGACACGCCCGAGCGCATTGACGTGGGCAGCAATTCGATCGAGCACAAACCACTGGCAGCAGAACTCTGTCGTGAAGGTGATTTCCTGCCTGAGGGGCCCGTTCGGGTGGGCATCACCTCCGGTGCCTCAACGCCGGATCGGGCGGTGGAAGAGGTGATCGAAAAACTGATGCAATTGAGCGAAAACTGAACCGCAGAGAGCTTTACATTAGTACATCTTTAATCCGCCCTTCGCCGGCAGCTCCCCATCCGTGACGGTCTTGTCGCCCACTGAAACCGACAATCAGCTTCACGGTGCAGACCCGCAGGTGCGCTGCTACAGCAGCCACTTCGAGGATTCAATGCAGATGCTGGCGCCCCAAGAGGTGGTAACGCGCTACCTAGATAACCATCAGAGCTGGTTTGAACGTTGCGCCAGCCCGATGCAGGTCGAGGCCATCGATCGGCAGTCCTACAGCTTGACCCTGGGGCGGTTCGGCAACTTTGGCTTCGAAGTGGAGCCCACGATCGCTCTACGACTGCTGCCGCAGCAGGAAGGGATTTACCGGATCGAAACCATGCGGACCGTGCCACAGTCGCTCGCCCAGCGCCATCACTACGACGTCGACTTCCGCGCGGGGATGCGCCTAATCCCCGAACAGGAGCACACCTCCGTCCAATGGGACCTGGATCTCAAGGTCTGGATCCGTCTGCCCAAGGTGATCACCATGCTCCCGGATCAATTGGTCCAAAGCAGTGGTGATCATTTGCTCAAGCAGATTGTCCGCCAGATTTCGCGAAGGCTGACCTGGAAGGTCCAGGAAGATTTCCATGCCGCCCATGGCTTGAGCTGCCCACCCCGTAAGCGAGCAGCCTTCTGAAGGATCTTCAGCGGTTGGTCCAGATCTTGTTGACGATCTCCATGCCGCTGAAGGCCTGCCAGAGGAACAGCGTGAGCATGCCCATGTTCAGGCCCACATGAGCCTTGCGCGCGATCACATTGCCCCGCTGCATCAAGGGTGAGAGCGACGCGGCAACAGCAATCATTCCGGTCATCGCCAGACCCACCAAAAGGTGCGGACCGACGAACAACTTGCCATTGTTCAGATAGGTGACCGCCATGCCACCCAGCGTGCCGAGGGTCATCACAGCCAGCAGGATGCTGCCCCAGAGGTAATGGCGCTGGGCGAACTTCTTCGGCACCAGCTCTTTGCGCTGTTCTGCGGTGCCGGTGCGGGTTTTCTTGACCTTGATCCCCAGGTACAGAGCCCAACCACCAACGGCGAGCAGGCCCCACTCCGATAGGGGGTGAGCGAAATTGAGGCTGAAGGGGAGGGTGGCGAGCATTGAAGGCGACTCTTCAGTGTCGCGAGGCTAGGGGGCCGGCGGCCCCCACCAGCGTCAGTGAAGAAAATGGCGGCGCCCCGTGAGCTGCATCGCCAGGCCAAGCTCATCGCAGGCCTTGATCGAATCGCCATCGCGCATGCTCCCTCCGGGATGAATCACGGCGGTGATGCCGTGGCTGGCAGCCAGACGCACCGTGTCGTCAAACGGGAAGAAGCCATCACTGGCCAGAACGGCTCCCTGGGCTTTCTCACCTGCCGCCTCCAGTGCAATCCGGGCTGAGCCCACGCGATTCATCTGCCCGGCACCCACGCCAAGGCTCTGCCCATCCCTGGCCACAACGATGGCGTTGGAACGAACATGACGCACCAGACACCAGGCAAATTCGAGGTCCAGCTTTTCCTGCGGTGTTGGCGGCCGCTGGCTGGCCACGGTCCAGTCGGCCGGCGTGATCACCTGATCATCAAGATCTTGAACCAGGAGACCGCCAAGGATGCTCCGCACGTGATCGGGGCCTGCCGCATCAATGGCCTGGGGAGCCAGCTCCAACAGGCGCAGATTGGCTTTGGCCACCAGCACCTCCCGCGCCTCGGGCGTGAAGCCCGGTGCGACGACACATTCCAGGAACAGGCTGGTGAGCTCACGGGCCGCCGTGGCTTCCACCACACCATTCATGGCAATGATTCCACCGAAGGCACTCACCCGATCGGCATCCAGGGCCCGCGTCAGTGCTGCAGGAATCGAAGCTCCGATCGCCACACCGCAGGGATTGGTGTGCTTGACGACCACAGCAGCAGGTTGCAACGCCGGTGCGGAGCCGTCGACTCCATAGCCGAACTCCCGCACCGTGGCGAGGGCAGCCTCGAGATCCAAAAGGTTGTTGGTGCTCAGCTCCTTGCCCTGCAGCTGAATGGCGCCACCCCAACCCTGTTTGGGATGGCTGAACCAGCGCGCTTTTTGGTGGGGATTTTCGCCATACCGCAGGGTCTGCCGCAATGGCACCGCCTCCAACCAAGGGCTGTCTTCCGCGGCGTTTTGCTCGATCATCCAGCGGCTGATCACGGTGTCGTACGACGCGGTGTGCTGGAACGCTTCAAGGGCGAGTTGACGCCGCAGTTCTGAAGGCACGCTCCCGCCCGTCTCCGCCAGAGCGGTCAACAGACGTTCGTATTGGTCAGGGCTGGTAAGAACAGCCACATCGGCATGGTTTTTGGCGGCCGCCCGCACCATGGCGGGGCCACCGATGTCGATGTTCTCGATCGCCTGATCCCAGGTGACGTCAGGCCGAGCAATCGTTTCGCGGAAGGGATAAAGGTTGACCACCACCACATCGATGGGGGCAATGTTCTGCTGCTTAAGATCGGCTTGGTGGGATGCCTCACCCCGCTTGGCCAAAATTCCGCCATGCACCCTTGGATGGAGCGTTTTCACACGACCGCCAAGAATTTCTGGGGCCCCGGTGTGCTCCGACACACGGGTCACTGGGAGACCGGCCTGCTCGAGCACCTTGGCCGTGCCCCCACTGGAGAGCAGCTGATAGCCATGGGTCCGATGTAGGGCCTCCGCCAGGGGCACCAGCCCGGACTTATCGGAAACACTCAGCAGAGCGACAGGAGCCATCAAAGGGTCGTGACTGGGTCGTGAGCCAACCTACGCAGCAGTGATGTTGATGCCGTATGGATGGCCGGCTTGTACTGCTCCACGGCTGGGGAGCCAATGGAGAGGATCTCAAGCCCCTGGGCGATCGCGTAGCGCGCGAGTGCTCAAAAAACCTTGATGTGGTGTGCCTTGAGGCCCCTGAACTCCATCCCGACCAACCTGGAGGACGCCAGTGGTATGGCCTGTTCCCGGCCCAGTGGGACGCCGTACCCGCGGCCGTTGAGCGCCTCAAGGCTCAACTTCAGAGCCTGAACAGTGAAGGCCTTGGACTCGAACGGACGGTGGTGTTCGGCTTTTCGCAGGGAGGTGCAATGGCTTTGGAAAGCGGCTGCGTCCTACCCATCGCAGGGCTGATCAGCTGCAGCGGCTATCCACACCCGAACTGGGCTCCACCCCAGCAACACCCGCCTGTGTTGCTGATGCATGGTTCAGACGATCCGATAGTGCCGTTCCAGGCAATGCCAGCGATCGCTTCGCAGTTGCAGCCCGATCGCTGTCAGACACTTCCATTCAAAAACGGCCACACAATCCCGGATGAGACGGTGCAGCCGATCCTGTTGTTTATCGAACGTGTTCTGGAGAACGCATAATCAAACGAAGGCGTATTCGTACTCCTCCATTTCCTCCCAATCATCAGCTCCAAGCTCGAGGCCTTCAAAGAGCTTGTCTTCACCGATGGAATCAACAATCGTGCGCAATGAGGGGAAGAGAAAGTGATTCTCTTCGGCGTATTGGGCGCTGAACAGACCCTTCTCACCCCAGAAGAAACGGTCGGTGGTGTGCTCGTTGCGGCGCACGTTCAGCAGAGCTGGAGGCACCATGGCCGCTTCTGCGATGTAGCGGCGAGCAGCCGTAACAGGCTTGTACTCACCGGTCTCAAGGTGATGGGTTGGCACATGGGCCAGGACCCGCTGACCTGCCAGACGACGACGGCTAATACGCTTGCGCTTCTTGGACATGGAAGGGCTCCGGTACGAAAGGAAGAACGGGGTGGAGATCGTCAGAACGAATAGGTGCCGTCGGCGCGAAAACGCCAGACGCAAGGGGAGCGTCAAGGCAATTGCAGACACACCACAATCACCGGCAGGACACCAACACCCAAGCGGGAACCAGCGAAGGACACTGCAACCTCTGCTGTAGCTTTGGTTGCCAAGCAATTGCAACCTTTGTGAGAGCTGGCGGACGCCTGTTCATGTTGAACAGCGTCTCGGTCGATAAGAGGATCTTAAGACTTTTCCCAGATTTTTCAAGTCCCCCTTGCGCAGGCTTGCCCAAGCACCTGAATTGATCGTCTGGAACTGATGCAGCTCACCGATCGATTCTTAGATTTCACCGATCAACAGCTGGCTGATCTGACCGCCGAAGAAGGCATTCAGCATCTGGGGCTGTACGTCAGTGCGCCTCCCAATCAGCAAGGCCCGCCCTTGCTGCTGATCCGGCAATGGTCTGCCAATAAACGATCTCTTCCCCCTGCCGACGCAGACCCGAACCTGCGCCTGCCGCACGAGAGTCGGCGTTGGTATCCCCTCCAGGATGCAGGCCTGATCCTGGGAGCGCTGCGCGCCGATCTGGATCCGCGACGGAGTTGGACGATGACCCTGGACCAACGGATGCGACGCAGTGCTGCCGCCATCAGCCACGCCCTAGGGCGAGACCTGGAATGCCTGCAACTGCACCAGGAACTCAGCCAACAAAACGATCAACTGCGCACCCTCGTGCATCAGTTGCGCAATCCACTGGCGGCCCTACGCACCTATGCCCAACTGCTGCTGCGGCGGCTTGAAGCAGACAGCTCCCACCGTGCACTTGTCGAGGGAATGCTCTCTGAGCAACGCCAACTCGGCCAGTACATCGACGTGCTCGATGGCCTCGGGCAGCAACGTCTCCCGCAACAAGAGCCCCTTGGCCCCACCTTGTTGCCCCCCGGCCCTGCCGAAGGTGAGGCAACCATGCAAACCCTGCTGATGCCTCTGCTGGAGCGGGCGGAAGCGACAGCAAGCCTGCAGGGCCGCCCCTGGCAGGGTCCGGACCTGTGGCCCCAGTGGATTCATCAACCATCCCAGGATGGAACGATCGCAGAGATCGTCGCCAACCTCCTTGAAAATGCCTTCCGCTACAGCCCAGCGGGATGCATCGTGGGCCTGTGCCTATTGCCCGATGGGCTCTGCGTCTGGGACGACGGGCCGCCGATCCCCCTGGAGGAGCGCGACCTGATTTTCGAGCGGGGAGCGCGGGGGTCCACCGGACAGGAGCGAGCGGGCACCGGCCTTGGGCTCGCCCTTGCACGCTCCCTGGCAGAGCAGCAGGGCCGCAACCTCACGCTCTGCGTGGAGCCTTCCACGATCGATCCTGATCTGCCCACTCAGGGCAACGCGTTCGTCCTCAACTGGCCGGCAGAAGCAAGGCCAAACCCAACAACGTGATCATCTCGGTGAGCACAAGCACCGCTCCATAACTGTCACCGGTGTGCCCCCCCAGGCGTCGCCCGAGGCTCTGGGCGACCAGGATCGCCACAACCCCACCCAGGACAAGGGGTATGGGCCCCACCCAACCAGCCAACACAACCACCACCAACAACGAGGGCAAGGCGTCCCAGAGCGGTCTGCCGTGATCGCGATGAAACGCAGCCGTTCCATCAGCGCGTAGGTAGTCGAAACGTGCCATGGCCCAGAGCGGTGCCACCCGGGCCCAGAACGCAGCCAGGCAGAGCCCGAGGGGGGCCTGCCCCCCCAGCTGGATTAAGGCCCCAACCTGCAACAGCAGCACCATCACAAGAGCCAGCACGCCACTGGCGCCCACCCGGCTGTCCTCCATCGCCTCGAGCCGCCGCTCCGCTGGAGCCCCGAGGCCATCTGCCGTGTCGATTAAGCCGTCGTGGTGCAACCCACCACTGAGTTGGATGCCAAGAGCCACCACGCAGGGGGCACAGGCAGCCAGAGGCCAACCAAGCCTGGACAAACCGATCCAGAGCAGCCCCTGCAGCGCACCGATTAGTAGCCCCATCCATGGGGCGAAGCGGGCAATGCGCCGAAACGAGGGCTGCGGCCAGGGCCATGCGGGCAGCACTGTGTAGAAGATCCAGGCTCCCGCCAGATCAGAAAGCCAGGGCGGAACGATCCTGGGAATGGCGCGATGGATGCAATCGGCCCTCACCGTAGGGTCATTGCAGGGGGAGATCAGTCGTGTTCGGCTTCGAGATCAACGCGCATTGCGCCAACACATCAGCACGGTGCGGCACCTTTGAGACACCGCATGGGCCGGTGCACACACCACGCTTCATGCCGGTAGGAACCCTGGCCACCATCAAGGGCATCAGCACCGAGCAACTGGGACGCACGGGAGCCCAGATGGTGCTCTCGAACACCTACCACCTGCACTTGCAGCCGGGCGAGGAGATCGTGGCAGCAGCCGGAGGCCTTCACCGGTTCATGGGCTGGGACGGCCCGATGCTCACCGACTCCGGAGGCTTTCAGGTGTTCAGCCTGGGTGACCTTAACAAGATCGATGACCGTGGCGTGGTGTTCCGAAACCCCCGCGATGGACGCACCATCGACATGACCCCGGAACATGCCACCCAAATCCAGATGGCCCTTGGGGCGGATGTGGCCATGGCCTTCGACCAATGCCCGCCCTATCCGGCGACGGAGAACGACGTCAACGATGCCTGTCGCCGCACCCATGCCTGGCTCGAGCGCTGCGTCACCGCCCACACCAGTGAGGATCAGGCGCTGTTCGGCATCGTTCAGGGCGGTTGTTTCCCGCATCTGCGACGGGAGAGTGCCATGGCCGTCTCCTCCTTTGATCTGCCGGGCATCGCCGTCGGTGGAGTCAGCGTCGGTGAGCCCGTGGAAGAGATGCATCGCATCGTGCGGGATGTCACACCCCTGCTCCCCACACAAAAACCGCGGTACCTGATGGGCATCGGCACCTTGCGCGAGATGGCGATCGCCGTAGCCAACGGCATTGATCTGTTCGACTGCGTCTTGCCCACCCGACTCGGCCGTCACGGCACCGCCCTGGTGGGCGGCGAACGCTGGAACCTGCGCAATGCCCGCTTCCGCCACGACCACACCCCCCTGGATCCGAGCTGCTCCTGTGTGGCCTGCACCGGTCACACCCGGGCCTACCTGCATCACCTGATTCGCAGCGAAGAGCTTCTGGGCCTCACCTTGTTGAGCATTCACAACATCACCCATCTGGTGCGTTTCACCTCGGCCATGGCAAAGGCCATTCGCGACGGCTGTTTTTCAGAGGATTTCGCTCCCTGGGAACCAGACTCACAAGCCCATCACACGTGGTAGCGTCCAGCCCAACGCCTTTTTGATGCAAGGGATGGCCGCCTTCACCCTCGACCTGCTGGCACAGCTGCCCGAGGCCTATCAGGCCTTCTCTCCGCTGATCGACATTCTTCCGTTGATCCCGGTCTTCTTCCTGCTGCTGGCCTTCGTTTGGCAGGCCTCGGTGGGCTTCCGCTGAACCTTCAGCCCAACCGGATCACCTTCAGAGCAAACGCTGGCAAAGACAGCATGCGTCGCCAGCGTGACGGCTCCTGAATTAGCCGATACAGCCACTCAACTTGCATCCGGCACATCCATCCGGGGGCACGTTTTTTGACGCCGGCCCAAACGTCAAAACTGCCGCCGACACCCATCCAGAGTCCTGGCTGCCCGGATGCCACGCGTTCCAACCAGGTTTCCTGGCGCGGAACCCCCAGGGCCACCAAAACGAGATCCGGCTTCAAAGCCTTGAGCTGATCCTCAATGCCCGGCCAAGCCTCAGGAGCTTGATAACCATCCACCGCGAGCGCCAGGGTGAGGCCATGGATGCGTTGCGGCAACGCCGCACGCAGCGTTGCCATCACCTCAGGTGATGCGCCCACTAACGCCACATGCCATCGATGGACTGCGGCGTACTCAAGCAAGGTCCAGGCCAGCTCAATTCCCGCCGTTTTAACGACCCGGATCTTCTGACGGCCCAGGGCCCAAACCACTCCCGCTCCATCGGGGATCACCAGATCAGCCGTTCTGATCGCCTTCCCCAGAGCGGCATCGGCCCGAGCCGACATCGTCATCTCAGCGTTCAGGGTGACGATGCGTCCGCCACCCCGCGCATGCAGACCGAGAGCTGCAGCACAAACATCACGGCAGGCATCGACCGGCACGCCTAGCACCTGGCAGCGGCGACGGTCATCGGGAGCGGTGCTGACAGAGTCCATGGCCGTGGGGCTGCGGTGGAGAATTTAGGGGTAGTGATGCATGAGGGCATGGTGTGACGACGACGGAAACCCTTCTGCAGAACCACGCCACAACCCTTCAGCGTCTGGATCAATCCATCCAACGGGTGGTTCTCGATCGGCAGGACCCAATCAGCGGCCTGCTCCCCGCTAGCACCGCCCACACCATCCATGGCAACTATGGCGATGCCTGGGTGCGGGACTGCGTCTATTCGGTGCAATGCGTTTGGGGACTGGCCCTGGCCCACCGTCGTCATCAGGGGCAGAACAGCCTGCGCTCCTGGGAATTGCAGCAGCGGGTGGTGGCCCTCATGCGCGGTCTGATGCGCTCGATGATGCGGCAGGCCGCGAAGGTGGAGCGTTTCAAGGAGAGCCTCAAC from Synechococcus sp. MU1643 includes:
- the purH gene encoding bifunctional phosphoribosylaminoimidazolecarboxamide formyltransferase/IMP cyclohydrolase; translated protein: MAPVALLSVSDKSGLVPLAEALHRTHGYQLLSSGGTAKVLEQAGLPVTRVSEHTGAPEILGGRVKTLHPRVHGGILAKRGEASHQADLKQQNIAPIDVVVVNLYPFRETIARPDVTWDQAIENIDIGGPAMVRAAAKNHADVAVLTSPDQYERLLTALAETGGSVPSELRRQLALEAFQHTASYDTVISRWMIEQNAAEDSPWLEAVPLRQTLRYGENPHQKARWFSHPKQGWGGAIQLQGKELSTNNLLDLEAALATVREFGYGVDGSAPALQPAAVVVKHTNPCGVAIGASIPAALTRALDADRVSAFGGIIAMNGVVEATAARELTSLFLECVVAPGFTPEAREVLVAKANLRLLELAPQAIDAAGPDHVRSILGGLLVQDLDDQVITPADWTVASQRPPTPQEKLDLEFAWCLVRHVRSNAIVVARDGQSLGVGAGQMNRVGSARIALEAAGEKAQGAVLASDGFFPFDDTVRLAASHGITAVIHPGGSMRDGDSIKACDELGLAMQLTGRRHFLH
- a CDS encoding alpha/beta hydrolase, whose protein sequence is MDGRLVLLHGWGANGEDLKPLGDRVARECSKNLDVVCLEAPELHPDQPGGRQWYGLFPAQWDAVPAAVERLKAQLQSLNSEGLGLERTVVFGFSQGGAMALESGCVLPIAGLISCSGYPHPNWAPPQQHPPVLLMHGSDDPIVPFQAMPAIASQLQPDRCQTLPFKNGHTIPDETVQPILLFIERVLENA
- a CDS encoding DUF3155 domain-containing protein, which translates into the protein MSKKRKRISRRRLAGQRVLAHVPTHHLETGEYKPVTAARRYIAEAAMVPPALLNVRRNEHTTDRFFWGEKGLFSAQYAEENHFLFPSLRTIVDSIGEDKLFEGLELGADDWEEMEEYEYAFV
- a CDS encoding sensor histidine kinase KdpD; this encodes MQLTDRFLDFTDQQLADLTAEEGIQHLGLYVSAPPNQQGPPLLLIRQWSANKRSLPPADADPNLRLPHESRRWYPLQDAGLILGALRADLDPRRSWTMTLDQRMRRSAAAISHALGRDLECLQLHQELSQQNDQLRTLVHQLRNPLAALRTYAQLLLRRLEADSSHRALVEGMLSEQRQLGQYIDVLDGLGQQRLPQQEPLGPTLLPPGPAEGEATMQTLLMPLLERAEATASLQGRPWQGPDLWPQWIHQPSQDGTIAEIVANLLENAFRYSPAGCIVGLCLLPDGLCVWDDGPPIPLEERDLIFERGARGSTGQERAGTGLGLALARSLAEQQGRNLTLCVEPSTIDPDLPTQGNAFVLNWPAEARPNPTT
- the cobS gene encoding adenosylcobinamide-GDP ribazoletransferase, encoding MRADCIHRAIPRIVPPWLSDLAGAWIFYTVLPAWPWPQPSFRRIARFAPWMGLLIGALQGLLWIGLSRLGWPLAACAPCVVALGIQLSGGLHHDGLIDTADGLGAPAERRLEAMEDSRVGASGVLALVMVLLLQVGALIQLGGQAPLGLCLAAFWARVAPLWAMARFDYLRADGTAAFHRDHGRPLWDALPSLLVVVVLAGWVGPIPLVLGGVVAILVAQSLGRRLGGHTGDSYGAVLVLTEMITLLGLALLLPAS
- the tgt gene encoding tRNA guanosine(34) transglycosylase Tgt; translation: MFGFEINAHCANTSARCGTFETPHGPVHTPRFMPVGTLATIKGISTEQLGRTGAQMVLSNTYHLHLQPGEEIVAAAGGLHRFMGWDGPMLTDSGGFQVFSLGDLNKIDDRGVVFRNPRDGRTIDMTPEHATQIQMALGADVAMAFDQCPPYPATENDVNDACRRTHAWLERCVTAHTSEDQALFGIVQGGCFPHLRRESAMAVSSFDLPGIAVGGVSVGEPVEEMHRIVRDVTPLLPTQKPRYLMGIGTLREMAIAVANGIDLFDCVLPTRLGRHGTALVGGERWNLRNARFRHDHTPLDPSCSCVACTGHTRAYLHHLIRSEELLGLTLLSIHNITHLVRFTSAMAKAIRDGCFSEDFAPWEPDSQAHHTW
- a CDS encoding photosystem II reaction center protein K, with the protein product MAAFTLDLLAQLPEAYQAFSPLIDILPLIPVFFLLLAFVWQASVGFR